Within the Nitrospirota bacterium genome, the region AGATATGCAAGGTTGGACGCCTCGGAATGTCCGTAAACCCCGAAGACTCCGCATTCCTCGTGTATATCGTGGAACTTCATTCCTTATTTTAGCATATATAATGCGGCGATGTGGTCAGATGCGAAGGGCCGGAAAGGTCTGAAGATAGCGCTTTGTCATGGACTCTTGATAGTAAGATTAATGCTGTTATTGCGCCAACAAGAGCCATAAACATATCCGACTGGGTGTAGTAATTGGGGACACACCCCATATTTTTAATATGATCCATACGCTCTCTCATGAAAAGCAGTATAAGACAAATTTTCGGAGAATTACAAGGGCAAAATTAACTGGCGGAGGGGGTGAGATTCGAACTCACGGTAGAGTTGCCCCTACAACGATTTTCAAGACCGTCGCCTTCAACCGCTCGGCCACCCCTCCATTTAAAAACAAGTTGAGAGTTAAGAGTTTAAAGTTAAAATTTGAAAATTAAGAATCCTGATTGTTAATAATATCAAAAATACCTTTTTTAAGACAAGTCATTCTAAACGCTACTAAAATAAAAAGCCCTCAAAAGAGGGCATTATTAGTTTACATTTACTCGTCATTCCGTGCTTGACACGGAATCCAGTTCCTTTAATTACTGGATTCCCGCTTTCGCGGGAATGACAGATCGGATATTTTACTTACGCTGCTTCAGCCTTTTTCTTTTTCTTTTCTGCCGCTGCTGCAAAGACTTCTGATGCATTGAATGTCCCGTCTATTGCCTGAACAGGACACCTTGCCGTGCAGATTCCGCAGCCGATACATTTATCTTTATCAATTGAATGCTTTTTCTTCTGCTCGCCTGAAGGCGCATTAACAGGGCAGACCTTTGCACATGTGTGGCACCCGATGCAGTTGTCCATTATGAATGCCTTGGACCTGTGAGGGATGTAATCTCTGATTGCCTTTGTCGGGCATTTTGGAACGCATAAGCCGCATACCTTACACTTGTTCAGGTCAATCCTTGAAAGGTTGTTCTCAACAGAAGGCGCATCAAACGGGCAGACCTTAACGCAGATGCCGCATGCAATGCATCCGACCTGACAGTTCTTTCTTGTGTCGCCGCCTTTGTCTTTTGAATGGCAGGCAACCAAGACCTGCCTTGATGCAGGAAGGACTTCTATGACCTTTGTCGGACATGCTGCTTCGCATTTCCTGCAGCCTGTGCATTTCACTATATCAACAACAGGAAGATGGTCATCGTTCATTGTTATTGCGCCGAACGGGCATACCCTTGCGCATGTTCCGTATCCGAGGCATCCGTATCTGCATGCCTTGTCACCGCCTCCTGCAAGTATCGCAGCCCTGCAATCCTGAACGCCTTCGTATCTGAATCTCTTGACTGACTTAGGCCAGCTGCCCTGACACATTATCCTTGCAAAGTTAGGCTCTAACGCAGATGCAGCCTTGCCTGTTATCCTTGCAACTGCTGAGGCAACGCTGCCTTTGCCCGGAGCGCAGAGATTTGGCGCCACATCAGGATTTATTACAACAGCCTCTGCATATCCCTGACACCCTGCAAATCCGCAGGCCCCGCAGTTTGCGCCCGGAAGAACATCCCTCACCTGTTCAACCTTGGGGTCAGTTTTTACGGCGAATTTTGCCGCCGCAAATGCAAGCCCCACTCCGAATACGATTCCAAGGCCGCCGAGGAAAAGGAATGTAAAAATCAGAAGCTCCTTAATGTTTATCGGGCCTGAGACATCTATCTCACCGCCGACTCCGGCAAAAGCAATAGAGCAGAAGAGCAGAAGCGCAATAGAGCAGTAGAATGAAAGAGCAATAATAGTTATCTTTTTTATTTTGGAATCATTAAACATAAGTCACTCCTCTAACTTTTATTACAAACAGCAGCAACAGAAAATAAAAACTGTTGCACTACTGCTCTTCTGTTCTTCTGCTCCGGCTATAGCGTAATCAGGCCAGAGAAGCCCATGAAAGCCAGCGCAATCAAGCCTGTTATTATGAATGATATCGGCAGTCCCTGAAATGCCTTTGGCACATCTGCAAGCTCCAGTTTTTCCCTTATGCTTGCCATTATTATCATTGCGAGGCTGAACCCAACGCCTGAGCCAAAGCCAAAAAACATGCTCTCTATAAAACTGTAACCTTCGCTGACATTAAGCAAAGGCACGGCAAGAATTATGCAGTTTGTCGTTATCAAAGCAAGGTAGATGCCGAGCTTGTAATACAGTCCCGGCGACACTTTCTTCATTATGGTGTCTGCTGCCTGAACAAATCCCGCAACAACGCCTATGAATATAACTATCTCAAGGAATCCGAGTCCCAATGGAATCATGATAAACTTATAAATAATCCAGTTGAGCGCAGCGCTTATGACCATGACGGATGTAAATGTAATGCTCATGCCGATCGATGTATCCATCTTCTTTGTAACGCCGAAGAAGATGCAGAGGCCGAGGTATCTCGTAAAAACAAAGTTGTTTATAAGGGCGGCTGATATAAATAGTTCAAAGAGTTTTCCGAATTCCATTTCTGCCTCCTAATGTCCGCCCCCGGAAGCGCCGCCGCCTCCGAAGAATTTTGTGTCTATCCAGTTAAAGAGCCCCATGAGAATTCCAACTGCAAAAAACCCGCCTGTCGGCAGGATCATAATCAACAACGGTTTTGTGTTAACTATCGAGTAACCCCAGAGCGAACCTTTGCCGAGGAGCTCTCTGAAAAAGCCGATGATGACAAGCGCAAAGAGGAATCCTATTCCGTTCCCAAGGCCGTCAAAGAATGAAGGCGTAACCTTTTGTTTGCTTGCAAAGAGTTCTGCCCTGGAAAGTATTATTGCAAAGGCTACAATGAGTTTTATGTAAAGCCCCATCTGCGCATATATGTCCCGAACAAATGCAGCCATTGAGAGGTCTGTCACGGTAACCCAGGTGGCGATTATGAACATGTAGGACGGGATTCTTACCTTGGGATGTATGAATTTCCTGACTATGGAAACAGTGACATTGACCATTATCTGAACGAAAAGCACTGCAAGGCCCATCATAAAACCGTTTTTCACTCCGCTTGTGACGGCAACCGCAGGGCAGAGGCTCAGGGCAACCCTGAATATCGGGTTTTCGGAGAAGATTCCGTTCTTGATTAAACTGATATAGCTTATTTTGTTTTCAGAGTTGCTCATTTTTTCACCTCACCGGCTGCTGATTTGGGCGCCGAATATTTTTCAGTCAGGAGTTTTACTGCTTCCTTAACGCCTTTTGTAACTGCGCGGCTTGAAATTGTTGCGCCTGAGATTGCCTGAATCTTGTCTGTGCCTTCCACCTTAACCACTTCAAGCTGTTCCAGAGATTTGCCCTCGAAGCGTTTCTTGAAGTAGTCCTGCTCTATCTCATCGCCGAGTCCCGGCGTCTCTCCGTGTCCGAGTATGCCGATTCCCTTGACCTTCATATCTTTTCCGACTGACACGAGTATATTTATATAGCTTGAATATCCCTTGCCGTATGTGGAGATGAGGTATCCTATTGTCTCATCTCCCTTTTTACCTTCAAAATATTTTCCTTTTTTCCCGTACGGCTCCCATTTCCCGGTTTCAATTATATTATCCGCATCAGGCATCATCTTTTTCCTGGCTGCTGTTTCTTCTTGCTCTTTCTTAATCTTCACAATAGGCGCTGTCTTGGCAAAGACAAATGCCATTACAAGCCCGGCAGCTACAAAGATAATTACCAGACTGGCTGTTATCTTAAGCATCTCCTTCATTCTTTCACCTCAAATCGCCTCTTCCCGTCATTGCGAGCTGAAAGCGAAGCAATCTCTCTTAGATTGCCACGGGCTTCGTCCTCGCAATGACATTGAAGGTTCATTTCTTTTTCTCCTTCACCGCACCGAAGACATCGGATTTCATGGCCCTGTCAATCAAAGGAGCAAAACAGTTCATAAGAAGGATTGCAAACATAACGCCTTCAGGATAGCCGCCTTTTATCCTTATGAGCATTGTGAGCGCACCGCAGCCTATTCCGAATACTATCTGCCCCTTTCTTACAGAGGGGCATGTCACATAGTCGGTTGCCATGAAGAATGCGCCGAGCATAAGGCCGCCGCTCAAAAGGTGTATCAAAGGGTCGCCTGCGAAGAGGAGCATCTTTCCTGTCTCAGGGCTTTTGCCTCCGAATATCCATGCAAGCACGGCAACTGTCCCCAAGAATGAAAAAGGAATGTGCCATGTGATGTATCTCTTGTAAAGCAGGAATCCCGCGCCGATTAATAATGCCAGCACTGATGTCTCGCCGATGGAGCCTGCCCTGTGCCCGTTAAAAAGTTCTGCGTAAAGATTAAGCTTATCGCCGAAGGCCTCGATTAATTTTGCAAGCCCGTCTTCCTTTAATATTCCGAGGGGAGTTGCGGTTGTCTTTGCGTCAAGAGCCAGAAATGCCGCTGTGGGCTCTGTCCAGATAGTCATTGCCTTCGGGAATGAGATTAAAAGAAAAGCCCTGCCAATGAGCGCAGGGTTAAAGATATTGTATCCGAGTCCTCCGAAAAATTGTTTTGTTATGACCACTGCAATAACTGAACCGATTATCGGGACATGGATTGTGAACGGATTAAACGACCACAGCGACGAAGGAAGGTTCATGCCGAGCAGTAACCCTGTGAGAAATGCGCTTCCGTCATTGACAGTCAGTTTCTTTTTGACGGCTTTCTGGAAGAAATACTCTGAAAGGACTGATGATATTATGCATAAGGCAGTAATAAAGAGCGCCTTTAAGCCGAAGAAATAAAAACCCATGAAGAATGCAGGAAGCAGAGACAGGTTCACGGTCCACATGATGCGGCTTGTAGTCTCTTCATCCCTGACATGAGGGCTTACAGTTACTATCAGTTCATGTTCTTTCTTTACAGGTTCCATCGCATCTCCGATTACCTTAATTTCTGTCATTCCGCACTTGATGCGGAATCTATGTTTTTTCCTCTCTGGATTCCTGCTTTCGCAGGAATGACAACAGACAACTATTTTTTAAACCATCTTCATGGTTTTGTCAGCGACTTTGCCAGTCTTATAAATTGTACAATCGGCCTTTTTGAAGGGCATACAAACGCGCATGAGCCGCATTCAAAACAGTCAAAAAGGTTATATTCCTTTGCATCCTCGTAATGTCCCTTCTCAGAAAGGATGCTCAACATTGACGGCATAAGGCCCATAGGGCATATATCAATGCACCTTCCGCACCTTATGCAGGGCCCGAATTCTTCAGTGTGCACAACGCCTTCCTTAGGAATAACAAGTATTCCTGAGGTGCCTTTTGTCACAGGCACATCAAGCGTTGAAAGGGCAAAGCCCATCATCGGGCCGCCAGACACTACCTTGCCTGCGCTGTCTTTAAAGCCGCCGCACTGATCAACAATATCAGAGATGAGCATGCCTATCTTTACCATTAAATTCGCAGGGGTTTTTATGCCTTCTCCTGTTACAGTAACGACTCTTTCTATCAAAGGCTTGCCGTATCTTGCCGCTTCATATACAGCAAGCGCAGTTCCCACGTTCTGCACCACAACCCTGACATCCATCGGAAGCCCTCTCGGTGGAACTTCTCTTCCGGTGAGAGCGCTTATAAGCATTTTTTCAGCGCCCTGCGGATACTTAACTTCAAGCCCGCAGACTTCAATGTTCGGCTCATTCTTTGCCGCATCTTTCATCTTATCAATCGCATCGGGTTTGTTGTTCTCAATCCCGATAAATCCTTTATTCACTCCGAGGATGCGCATGAGTATTTTCAGGCCTTCAACTATATCGCTGGATTTTTCGAGCATCAGCCTGTAATCAGCGGTAAGATAGGGCTCGCACTCAGCGCCGTTAATAATTATTGTATCAATCGGTTTTTCTTTCGGAGGAGAGAGCTTAACAAGCGTCGGAAAAGCAGCGCCGCCCATGCCGACAATTCCGGCAGCCTTTACCTTTTCTTTCAGTTCATCGGCAGACAGTTTGATGTAATCAGGATTATCTTTAAGGGAAGTCCATTCTTCTTTGCAGTCATTCTCTATAACTATGGAATTTACCATCCTGCCCATTGTATTCGGAAATTCCGCTATTGCAATCACCTTTCCTGAAACGGATGAGTGGACAGGCGCTGATACAAAGCCTCCGGGCTCTCCGATGACTTCGCCTTTTTTGACTTCCTGTCCGATGCTGACTATGGGTTTGCACGGCGCTCCGAGGTGCTGGCTTAAAGGAATGACGACTCTCTGCGGGGATTTTGCTTCTTTAATGGCACTGTCTTTTGCAATGTCTTTCTTATCAGGCGGATGTATGCCGCCTTTAAATGTTGCAAGAGCCATCATGAAATTCCTCCACATTTTAGTAGTTAGTGTCAGCGTAGAGTGTCGGTTTTAAAAATTACTGACACTGGCACTAATCACTGGCGCTACCGCGGGGCAAAAAGCCTACAATTAATAACATTAAAAATAGAAATATGTCAAGAGTTGTGATAAAATGGCGGTGAAATTGATTGATTTTATAAACCCCCAAGAAATAGGAGAAGGAAAATGGTTAAAAGAAAATTTTCAGGCATTTTGATTTTGGGTTTGGTTTTTGCACTTGCAGGCGGGATTGACACTCAGGCACAGCAGGGTGGGAAATCCCTCAACGTGTTGATAGGAGAGCTTAAAGGGTCGAAGGATAAAGAGGAAAAGTCAGAATACTTAGAACTGCTTAGAGAAACTACGCCAAAAACAGCAAAAGAAATACAGTTGCTAATGGATTTGCTTGATGACGAAGATGTGGAGAATAAATGTGTTGCTATGGAAGTTCTGGGGAAAATAAGAGAAAAAAAGGCGGTCCCTAAAATAATTAAAAACTTAAAGCATAAAGACGACAAAGTGAAGGCGATAGCAGCCATGATGTTAGGAGAAATTGGTGACGAAAGAGCTATTGAACCTTTATTAGAAAATCCTGATCTCATGATATTGGAGTTTGGACAAAGCCCCTTGGCAAAGATAGGCGCACCTGCCTTGCCTAAACTTATTAAATTGGCGAAGGAAAAAAGTTTGTTAGGACTTCTCCCGAAACAGCCGGAAAAAGACAGAAGAAGTAAAAATGCAGCTTATGCTATAGGGAAAATGAGAGATAGGAATGCAATACCCACACTGATGACACTGCTGCATGAAGAAGATAATGATTTAAGGTTAGCGGCCGTTCAAGCGCTTGCTGCAATGGATGTTAAGGAAGCATATCCGGATTTTGAAAGGATGCTGAAAGATAAAGACAATGTCGTACGTATCGCTACGCTTTATGCATTAGTAAAAGCCAATAAAGAAAAGTACCTTCCGACTGCAATGGAACTTTTAGATAAAGAGGACAAAGGTGTTTTATGGAGCGTTGTAGAGCTAATAGGAAACCTAAAAGAAAAAGGCGCAATTCCGAAGCTGGAAAAATTACTTGAACATAAAGATGGATCTATGCGCCATCAGGCGGCACGGGCCTTATGGAAAATAACAGGCAAGGTTTATAAATATAAGAAGGACAGTACGATTGAATCAGAAGATTTTTCATTTAAACAGAATATTAAAAATATAATAAAAAGGGATAAAGTTACATTAGAGTTTTTTGAAAAAGACAGACAAAAGCTAGGAGAAGAACAATATAATCGGTTAAAAAAACAACACAGTAAAGAACATCTTAAAGGAAAAATAGATAGGGAACTTAAAAGAGCACAAGAAAGAGGCTATTTATTAGAATATTCATTGGATGAGTTAATAAAAGAGATTGAATCGTCAGGGGATAAGTATGACTACAAATAAAACTGTAAAAACAATCTTAATACTTTTCTTTTTGATTTTCCCCTTTACAGTGTACGCATGGAACAGCATAGGGGATGAAAACCACAGACACATTACAAACGATGCAATCAATGATTTGGGAATATATGATTATCCTGATCTTGATATGTATAGAGGAATGTATGGAGGTAACGGCGTAGTTGAGGGAAGCGCTACCGAAGGATCGCATACCGATCCAAGAACGGGCATTGAGTATTGGGAAGGTCCTTATAAGTACTGGGAAGATACGGCTAAGAACAATTATAAGGCTTCAAACTTCAGAAATGCTTATGATTATTTCGGCTATTATTTGCATCTCAGACAGGATATGTTTGTTCCGGCCCATCAGAAACAATGTGCTCATTGGGTCTGGGGCCATTGGACTGACAGTCTGGAGTCTTTTGCAGATTCGAACCACGTTTACTCTCCAGGTACAATATCTTCGTGGGGCGGATATGATAATAAAGGCCGCTATTGGAAATATTGGCTTGCCGACAACGAGGACGATGATGATGGCGATGAAACTACTGCCGACGTAAACGATTCTTCTCAGAAAGACGGGCCGAACTCTTACAATCTTCTATCAACTTGGGGGACTTATGGTAAAGGAAAATGGCCAAAGGATCTAATCCCCGGGAATGATAAAGGGAAAGATTGGTACACTGGAGACGGAAACAGCGCCTTTATTGCTTATGAGCAGCTTTATTTAGCATATATTGATACTAAAGCAAAGTTAAAAGAATTTTCAGAAAAACGTCCACCTTTAGTAAAGGATCTCGATATTACCTCTTCTTCAAATTGCAATACTCAGTCTGACTTCCAGATTAGTTTCAAAATACTTGAAAACCGTAAGAAAACAGTAAAAATTTTTATGACGGTAGACAGTGAGGCGATAATAAGCCCTGAATATGGCACAGGAAAATCCTTTGATCTGTTTTCTGGAACAGACTTGCCTTGGGAAGGCGCTTATTCAGTAACATGGGATGGGAAACTTGCAAATGGTCAATATCCTTCTGATGGCGAACATACTTTATATGTCAGCGTTGAAGATGAAGATGGAAATGTTTCCGAAGTTGCACAACATCAATTCAGTATTAACACGGGTCCCCTTACCATCTCCGGTACTGAAACAATAACAAGAAACAGTAGCGAGCAATATACTACAACCGGTTGTCCGAGTAACGTTGAATGGAGTGTATCTGGTACAGGAGCGACTATCAGTTCAACCGGATTGCTTACTGCCGGCGCTACAGCTTGTGGTTCACTTGCTGTTACTGCAACTTGTGCAGTTTGTGGAACTTCTGCAACGCAGGATGTAAGGGTTGCGGATGGGGGACAATGGGTGCTGTTGAGTCAAACCCAAACCCAATGCACAGCTGATATTGGGGTGTGTAGGTGCATCGCCAGATTCCATATAGATGTATCAGAAATAAGAGGCAGATATTCTTATTTTGAACGGTGGTATCCAATATGTATATACCCAGACACCCCAAACCACACTTGCCCAACAACCCTACAATGTATTACTCCAACTTATACGACACCACCTTTAGTGGTATGTGATGAGAGTTATTATCTTTCACTCTGTGGTGGTTATGAAAGTATGTTTGGCAAATTCGTTACTTTCCAACAAATTTTAGAATGGCGATGTTATTAAAATGAAACAATTGAACTATATAAATCAGATTAAAAATTTCCTCTCAGCCTATCCAAAGGATGTAGTTGAACTTGGAATAGAGGCATGGAGAATAAGAGAAATACCGTTTATTGTGGAAGGCAGTGTTTCTTATGTTCCATTAGTGCCAAACTATAACGAACTTACAGAAGAAGCAGGAATCCAGAGAATATAAAATGATAGATTCCGCATCAATGCGGAATGGCAAAAAAGTGGGAGATTTTAAAGCGACATGATAAAAGAGGCGATTAATATTATTGTAAGCAGCATAGACCTCTCCGAGGCTGAGATGGCGGAGTGCATGAGAGAGATTATGGAGGGGAAGGCAACAGATGCCCAGATAGGCGCCTTCCTTACTGCCCTGCGCATTAAGGGCGAGACAGTTGATGAGATAACAGGCGCAGCTCGGATTATGCGCGAAAAGGCAACGACTATTAAAGCCCCTGAAGGCGTGCTTGACACATGCGGCACAGGCGGAGATATGGCGCATACATTTAATATCTCAACAACAACTGCAATAGTCGTCTCTGCGTGCGGAGTGCCTGTTGCAAAGCATGGGAACCGTTCTGTCTCAAGCCAGTCCGGAAGCGCGGATGTGCTCGAAGCGCTCGGCGTTAAGATAGACCTTCCACCGGAAAAGGTTGAAAAATGCCTATTTGAAACAGGATTCGGGTTTCTGTTTGCGCCGCTGTTTCATCCTGCAATGAAATATGCGATAGGCCCGAGAAGAGAGCTGGGGCTAAGGACAATATTTAATATACTCGGCCCGCTGACAAATCCTGCCGGCGCAAAGAGGCAGATACTCGGCGTGTTTGCGGGCAAACTTACAGAGCCGCTTGCCAATGTTTTAGGCAATCTCGGCGCTTATGATGCAATGGTTGTGCATGGAGAAGACGGGCTTGATGAAATAACACTGACTGACGGGACGCGGGTTTCAAGATATGCAAATAATACGGTTGAAAACTTCTTTATCTCGCCGGAGGATTTTGGCATCAAAAGAGGCAAACTCGAAGACCTTGTCGGAGCTGACAAGGATGCTAATGCACGCATAACACTCTCTATCCTCAACGGAGAAAAGGGCCCCAAACGCGATGTGGTTCTCATGAATTCCTCTGCCGCTCTTGTTGTTGCAGGGAAAGCAAAAGATTTCAGAAGCGGAGCGGAAATGGCGGCAGAGGCGCTTGATTCGGGAAAGGCTATGAAGAAACTGGAAGAAATTAAAAAGGTTACGAATTCGCTTTAAAAGATGCAATGGGGAAAGTTTATAAAGATAAAAAATCCAACGGCTGTGCACTCTGTAAGCCGCACAAGCATGGATGGACTCCAAAGAAAAAGCCTAAGGTCATTTCATATGAGAAAGAAACAGACAAAGAAATAAAACACGCAATAGGCTCTTCTGGTATAATAAATAAATGTAATAAATTAGCAGGTTAATGAGAGGCAAGACTATGAAACGCGAACAGATTATCGAGATAATAAAGGAAGTATTAAGCGAGCATGGGATAAAGAAGGCTTACTTATTCGGCAGTTTTGCAAGAAAAGGTCGATATAACGATATAGACATCGCTATCGAGCCCCCGAAAGGTAAATTCTCGCTGCTTGATCTTGTAGGCGTGGAGCAGGAACTGGAAGATGAAACAGGTAAAGATATAGATGTTGTGATACTGCGTGCAATTAAACCCCGGCTTAAACATTATATTGAGAAAGATCTGACCGCTATACTGTGAAAAGAATAACGCAGGACAATCTGGTTTATGTTGATGACATCCTTTCTGCAATTACAAAAATAAACAGGTTTTGTAAAAGCGTCGTCAAAGACGATTTTATGAAGAACGAATTGCTTATGGACGCTGTCGTAAGAAATCTTGAGATAATAGGCGAGGCGTCATCAAAGCTAACCGATTCCTTTAGAAAAAAGCATAGTGAAATAGAGTGGAGAAAGATAATCGGCATGAGAAACCGGATTATCCACGCGTATGATACCGTGAATTTTGAGATTGTATGGTATGTTGTTCAGGAAAACCTGCCTGCGTTAAAGAAAAAATTGAAGGCAATCATTTCATCTCGCCCGTCAAAAAAATAAGCTGCATTTTCAGCACTAATCTCAGCTTTGACAAGGTGTTTTACCGGTTAGAAAATTGCGGAAGAGAGTGAGGAGAAGATTTTGTGTCCCGCAGCGGATAAAAAATGTGCCTGTTGGATTTATTCGCTTTTACTGAAGGCTATAATACCCTGCCTTCTTATCCCCGGATTATTTCAACCACCTTTTCAATAATCGCATTGAGTTTTTCTTTTGTAAGATTGCCGACTTTGTATAGGACAATATGGCTGTCTGCCGTAAAGATGCGATTAGGCCTTATATTGCTTGGCTGTTTTAAACTGCCTGCCTCAAAATCCTTATCATCAAGCGGTATTGCATAATTATCTTTGATGGATTGGCTGGTTATCTGACAGAGAATCACATCATCGCCTTCTAATTTTGAAACGACTAAGGCAGGGCGCCTTTTTGCTTGAGAGAGGTCAGAAAAAGGAAAGGGCACAACAACTACATCGCCTTTTACAAGCTCTGCCACGCCTTGTCTTCCTCCGGCAGCAGCCAATCTTTTTTGAGTGACGACTCGCTTGCAATAGCGGTATCAAGCCTTTCCTTGATTATTTTTGCCTTCAAAAAATAAACGAAATCCAGCACCTCGTCCAGCAAGGGTTCTGGAACCTGTTCTATCTCGCTTAAAAGCAATTCCTTCTTGCTCATCGCTTTCCCTCCTAAACGGTTACAGCTAATTATAACAGATTAAAACCAGTTTTTCTCTTATTGCCTTTAGCATTCCGGCTTCCCGCAGCAGATTAAAAATATGACTATGCAGTCATCGTTGTAACTTCAACCAGATGATGTCTCTTACGCGCCTCGTTCACAATTCCTTCTAACCTTGCAGAAATGGCATCTTCGATCCAGTCTGCGCCGCACTGCGAGCATACTGTTGCAGGCACATCTCTTACAACGACCACGCCAAAGCCTAAGTCAACAGTAAACGTAGTTTTCCCTTCCTTTTTTGCGCCTCCGCAAAGCGGGCATTTATCGGGGAAGTTCTTGAATGTCATTTTTGCCTCCTTGTCTTATAATCTGATTCAAAATGCTCTAAATCAGGCTTATATGCTGTAATAACAAAACCCCATCCTGTCAATAAGTCAATTGCTGCAACAACATGGAGAGGTTCTTCGTTTATCCATCCTAAAAACAATGCGCTTGGATACGGCTTATCATCAGGATAGTCCTCAATGATTTCTCCCTTTCTTAGAATCTCCTTAACGTCTTCTCTTGAAATGCCTCTTTCAAACATTCGCTCAAGAGAGTGTCTCTGCCACTCAATATAACCATTCTCAATTGCGCTTCGCAATACATCCCTGTTCATTTACTTAATTATACTTTAATGGCAAGAGGTATTGCCATGAGATAAGCGATTAAATCAGCGACTTCCCGCAGCAGATTAAAAATGTGCATGGCGGATTTGTTTAATATTTTATGTAACCTGCCTTCGCTCAGATAAAACGCCTTGCTTCCTAAGCATACGCAATACATTATTTGCATCTTCTTTTAGTTCGCTATGTGATTCTTTCAAGTCCTTGGCGTACTTAATCAGGGAATCCATGTACGCATCTCTATTGGTTGCATGTTGTGGATTTTTTGTCTCTTGAAAAAGAAAAAACCAGTATTCATATTTTTGAAGTAAGTCGTTGTTAAATCGATATGAGTCAATCAAACCCCTTGCATAGGTATATGTGGTGATTATTGCTTTTCGCAGGTCATTATTATCTATTTGACCAATCAAAAAAGAATTTCCAGTGTAAACTGTAAAATATTCTTGAGTTACAGGATAATAAAAAAGGAATGGTTGATTATCACTAAGAGCTTCTAATTTGACGCCGATTCCTTTCATATAAGTTTCCCATAGCGTTTCGATTTCATCATGTAAAGATTGTAGCAAGCTTCTGACAAGAGTTTCTCTATCTTTCTTTTGTTTTTCCAAATCATTTTGA harbors:
- a CDS encoding HEAT repeat domain-containing protein, with the protein product MVKRKFSGILILGLVFALAGGIDTQAQQGGKSLNVLIGELKGSKDKEEKSEYLELLRETTPKTAKEIQLLMDLLDDEDVENKCVAMEVLGKIREKKAVPKIIKNLKHKDDKVKAIAAMMLGEIGDERAIEPLLENPDLMILEFGQSPLAKIGAPALPKLIKLAKEKSLLGLLPKQPEKDRRSKNAAYAIGKMRDRNAIPTLMTLLHEEDNDLRLAAVQALAAMDVKEAYPDFERMLKDKDNVVRIATLYALVKANKEKYLPTAMELLDKEDKGVLWSVVELIGNLKEKGAIPKLEKLLEHKDGSMRHQAARALWKITGKVYKYKKDSTIESEDFSFKQNIKNIIKRDKVTLEFFEKDRQKLGEEQYNRLKKQHSKEHLKGKIDRELKRAQERGYLLEYSLDELIKEIESSGDKYDYK
- the trpD gene encoding anthranilate phosphoribosyltransferase, with the translated sequence MIKEAINIIVSSIDLSEAEMAECMREIMEGKATDAQIGAFLTALRIKGETVDEITGAARIMREKATTIKAPEGVLDTCGTGGDMAHTFNISTTTAIVVSACGVPVAKHGNRSVSSQSGSADVLEALGVKIDLPPEKVEKCLFETGFGFLFAPLFHPAMKYAIGPRRELGLRTIFNILGPLTNPAGAKRQILGVFAGKLTEPLANVLGNLGAYDAMVVHGEDGLDEITLTDGTRVSRYANNTVENFFISPEDFGIKRGKLEDLVGADKDANARITLSILNGEKGPKRDVVLMNSSAALVVAGKAKDFRSGAEMAAEALDSGKAMKKLEEIKKVTNSL
- a CDS encoding nucleotidyltransferase domain-containing protein, translated to MKREQIIEIIKEVLSEHGIKKAYLFGSFARKGRYNDIDIAIEPPKGKFSLLDLVGVEQELEDETGKDIDVVILRAIKPRLKHYIEKDLTAIL
- a CDS encoding DUF86 domain-containing protein gives rise to the protein MKRITQDNLVYVDDILSAITKINRFCKSVVKDDFMKNELLMDAVVRNLEIIGEASSKLTDSFRKKHSEIEWRKIIGMRNRIIHAYDTVNFEIVWYVVQENLPALKKKLKAIISSRPSKK
- a CDS encoding type II toxin-antitoxin system PemK/MazF family toxin, with the protein product MAELVKGDVVVVPFPFSDLSQAKRRPALVVSKLEGDDVILCQITSQSIKDNYAIPLDDKDFEAGSLKQPSNIRPNRIFTADSHIVLYKVGNLTKEKLNAIIEKVVEIIRG
- a CDS encoding DUF2281 domain-containing protein translates to MSKKELLLSEIEQVPEPLLDEVLDFVYFLKAKIIKERLDTAIASESSLKKDWLLPEEDKAWQSL
- a CDS encoding type II toxin-antitoxin system MqsA family antitoxin, whose amino-acid sequence is MTFKNFPDKCPLCGGAKKEGKTTFTVDLGFGVVVVRDVPATVCSQCGADWIEDAISARLEGIVNEARKRHHLVEVTTMTA
- a CDS encoding DUF4258 domain-containing protein, whose amino-acid sequence is MNRDVLRSAIENGYIEWQRHSLERMFERGISREDVKEILRKGEIIEDYPDDKPYPSALFLGWINEEPLHVVAAIDLLTGWGFVITAYKPDLEHFESDYKTRRQK